GGCGAGCGAAAGAATCGAGAAGACAGGCGGGCGATCAGGCCATTGGTATCCGTTGCCATCATGAACCAATGGTATGAATTTTCATCGGATTTAGCAATAACGGATGTGCGTCCGGAACCGGATCATTGCCCGGTTTGCTCGTCCTTGAGCTGCTTGAGTTTGCGCCACAGGGCTGCCCGGCTGATCCCCAATATCTCTGCGGTCTTGGATTTGTTGCCGCCGCAGGCTTTGAGAACATCGACGATGTAGCGCTTTTCCAGCTGGGCCAGGGTGACGAAGTCCTCGTTCGAAGGCGGATCGGCCTCGGCGGTTGTTTCGAGAAACCTTGCCGGCAAATGTTCCCGCTCGATCGTCTTGCCGCCGGCCATGATGACGGCCCGTTCGATAATGTGGGCCAACTCGCGGACATTGCCCGGAAAGTCGTAATCCGACAGGATATCCATGACTTCAGGGGCGATCTGGTCGATCGGTTTGTTCAGATCCTCGCTGTATTTCTTCAGAAGGTAGCTGCACAGGGGTGGGATGTCGTCCTTTCGTGCCTGCAACGGAGGGATGGCCAGGTTGAAGAAGATCAGCCGGTCATACAGATCGGCATCGAAGCGGCCGCTTTCGACCAACCGGGCCAGTTTGGACTCCGTTGCGACCAGGATGCGTACGTCCAGGGCTCCGGTCTGGCCCGCGGCGGCCCTGGCCCGTTCGATGGTGTCGATGGCCTTGAGCAGCTGCGTCTGCATGGGACGGGGCAGGGCTTCGACGCGATCGAAAAAGAGGCTGCCTACCGGGTCGCCGCCGAAGATGCCGCGCCGGGACAAAAGTGCATCGCACAGATCGCCGTTTTCGTTGCCGAGCAGCTGGCGCACGAATTGTGCGTTGCCCAGGTCGCCGCAGTCGATGGCCAGGAAACGCTGCCGCTGGCGCCCGCTTCGGGCGTGAATGACCCGGGCGGCCAGTTCCTTGCCCGTGCCGTCTTCCCCCGACAGCATGATGGTGCAGTCCAGCGGTGCGAGCCGGTCGATGGTTTTCCTTAAATCCTGCATGGCCGCCGTTTCGCCGACAATCCTCAGCCGTGCGAAATCACCGGAAGGCATCATCTTTCCAACCTCCGACGAAGGATCGTGCCCGCCGGCGGGGTAGCGGCCGGGAGCATGAATCTCGATGGTGTTCGGCACCGGACCACCCGAAGCATTTTCCGCGCCGCCCGCCGATCCCGACGGACGGATGACCACGACGTTGCCGTCGGTGTTCAGTTTTTTGATGAAACTCCAGAAATCCCCCATCTCGTCTTTTTCGAAATAGATGGTGTTGAGCGATTCGGTGGCCTGCCGGACCTTTTCGTTGCCGTGCCCGGTGAGCAGGACGGTTTTTAAGCTGGGGTGGATTTCCTTGAGTTTGGTAATCGTTACCAGGCCGTCCATGTCGGGCATCTGAAGATCGACAATGGCCAGGTCGACGGGCTGCTGCATGACGAGGTTGATGGCCGCCATGCCGCTGGTCGCCGTGTAGGGTTCGAATCCCAGGACGGTGAGGCGCCTGGCGATGGACTGGATCAACTTTTCTTCATCGTCGACCAGCAGGATCCGTTTTTTTCGTGGAGTCATTTCCGAATCCCTCCCATGGGGGGTAAAAAACTGTTGCATATTTTTAAAAATGAATTATCAAAGTGTTTACAAACTAAACTTGATCGTATATGTGTTTCATATAAAGTATGTTTAGCGGACAGTCA
This window of the uncultured Desulfosarcina sp. genome carries:
- a CDS encoding sigma-54 dependent transcriptional regulator, which produces MTPRKKRILLVDDEEKLIQSIARRLTVLGFEPYTATSGMAAINLVMQQPVDLAIVDLQMPDMDGLVTITKLKEIHPSLKTVLLTGHGNEKVRQATESLNTIYFEKDEMGDFWSFIKKLNTDGNVVVIRPSGSAGGAENASGGPVPNTIEIHAPGRYPAGGHDPSSEVGKMMPSGDFARLRIVGETAAMQDLRKTIDRLAPLDCTIMLSGEDGTGKELAARVIHARSGRQRQRFLAIDCGDLGNAQFVRQLLGNENGDLCDALLSRRGIFGGDPVGSLFFDRVEALPRPMQTQLLKAIDTIERARAAAGQTGALDVRILVATESKLARLVESGRFDADLYDRLIFFNLAIPPLQARKDDIPPLCSYLLKKYSEDLNKPIDQIAPEVMDILSDYDFPGNVRELAHIIERAVIMAGGKTIEREHLPARFLETTAEADPPSNEDFVTLAQLEKRYIVDVLKACGGNKSKTAEILGISRAALWRKLKQLKDEQTGQ